The Lolium rigidum isolate FL_2022 unplaced genomic scaffold, APGP_CSIRO_Lrig_0.1 contig_32103_1, whole genome shotgun sequence genome includes a region encoding these proteins:
- the LOC124680976 gene encoding MOB kinase activator-like 1A, which yields MSLFGLGSNKNQRTFRPKKNAPSSNKGVQLKKHIDATLGSGNLRDAVRLPPGEELNEWLAVNTVDFFNQVNILYGTLIEFCTPATCPTMTAGSKFEYRWADGVQIKKPIEVSAPKYVEYLMDWIEVQLDDESLFPQKLGTPFPPNFREVVKTIFKRLFRVYAHIYHTHFQKIVSLKEEAHLNTCFKHFTLFTWEFKLIDKAELAPLIDLIESIVTEQKALHYELHKNIALQRRVTISQAEKIQRFQAENADLKKQLSEAQGASSSLAASSSELETLRASQKNLEAKLAEAEQKISEKNSELARKTGEFELKRQTDSDIIQKQQKNLEVFASI from the exons ATGAGTCTCTTCGGCCTTGGAAGCAA CAAGAACCAGAGGACATTTCGGCCGAAGAAAAATGCACCATCTAGTAATAAG GGTGTACAGCTGAAAAAGCATATTGATGCAACCTTAGGAAGTGGTAATTTGAGAGATGCAGTTCGACTGCCTCCGGGGGAGGAACTCAACGAATGGCTAGCTGTTAACA CTGTTGATTTCTTCAATCAGGTCAACATCTTATATGGCACTCTAATAGAGTTCTGTACACCTGCTACATGTCCTACTATGACAGCCGGATCCAA ATTTGAGTACAGATGGGCTGATGGAGTGCAGATAAAGAAACCAATCGAAGTTTCGGCACCAAAGTATGTGGAGTATTTGATGGACTGGATTGAGGTCCAACTCGACGATGAGTCACTTTTCCCCCAGAAACTTG GAACCCCTTTCCCACCAAATTTTCGGGAAGTTGTGAAGACAATATTTAAGCGACTTTTCCGTGTTTATGCTCATATTTATCACACACATTTTCAAAAGATTGTGAGCCTCAAAGAAGAAGCCCATCTTAACACCTGCTTCAAGCATTTTACATTGTTCACATgg GAGTTCAAATTGATCGACAAGGCTGAGCTCGCGCCACTTATTGATCTAATTGAATCCATCGTGACA GAACAAAAAGCCCTGCATTACGAGTTGCATAAAAACATTGCGCTGCAGCGTCGTGTGACCATCAGCCAGGCGGAGAAAATCCAGCGCTTCCAGGCGGAGAATGCGGATTTGAAGAAACAACTATCAGAagctcaag GTGCCTCCTCTTCTCTCGCTGCATCTTCCTCCGAGTTGGAAACTCTACGTGCTTCACAGAAGAATCTTGAGGCAAAACTCGCAGAGGCAGAACAGAAAATTTctgagaagaactcggagcttgCTCGGAAAACTGGTGAGTTTGAGCTGAAAAGACAAACTGACAGCGACATCATCCAGAAGCAGCAAAAAAACTTGGAGGTCTTCGCAAGTATATGA